From Polynucleobacter sp. JS-JIR-II-b4, a single genomic window includes:
- a CDS encoding type II toxin-antitoxin system RelE/ParE family toxin produces MVRIVFSPRALLDLERLTDFLVESDKNAALVTLEIIESAVQILSEHPYIGRTCDAHIRELIISRGKSGYVALYSFDETKNAVLICTIRHQKESGITP; encoded by the coding sequence TTGGTAAGAATTGTTTTCTCCCCAAGAGCCCTATTAGATCTCGAGAGACTTACTGACTTTTTAGTTGAAAGTGATAAAAATGCTGCTCTAGTTACTTTAGAAATTATTGAGAGCGCAGTTCAGATATTGTCTGAACACCCTTACATCGGTCGCACCTGCGATGCCCACATCAGAGAGTTAATTATCTCCCGCGGAAAGTCTGGTTACGTAGCGCTATACAGCTTTGATGAAACTAAAAATGCCGTGCTCATTTGCACCATACGTCATCAAAAAGAATCTGGGATTACGCCTTAG